The Vibrio splendidus genome has a window encoding:
- a CDS encoding inosine/guanosine kinase, translated as MKFPGQRKSKHYFPTHARDPLVNQIQQTPKLHRATVVGIGQTIVDIEARVDNEFLEKYELSKGHSLVLEESKADALYEELVERGLITHQYPGDTIGNTLHNYSVLADSKSVLLGVMSKKIEVGSFGYRYLCRTSSRMNLNHLQTVDGPIGRCYTLITEDGERTFAINEGHMNQLLPESIPEQIFEKASALVVSSYLMRGKPEDPMPKAVQKAIEYAKAYNVPVVLTLGTKYVIEGNAEWWQEYLKENVTIVAMNEDEGEALTGEKDPLLAANKALEWVDLVLCTAGPVGLYMAGYTDEPAKRETTLPLLPGNIPEFNKYEFSRAMRKQDCKDPVKVYSHIGPYLGGPLEIKNTNGAGDGALSALLHDMAANSYHHVNVPNSEKHEHACLTYSSLSQICKYANRVSYEVLTQHSPRLSRALPEREDSLEETYWDR; from the coding sequence ATGAAATTTCCTGGACAGCGTAAATCTAAACACTACTTTCCAACTCACGCCCGTGATCCGTTGGTCAACCAAATTCAACAAACACCTAAGCTACACCGCGCAACAGTTGTCGGTATAGGTCAAACGATTGTTGATATCGAAGCCCGTGTTGACAACGAGTTCCTAGAAAAATACGAGCTGAGTAAAGGCCACTCACTGGTTTTGGAAGAAAGTAAAGCAGATGCGCTGTATGAAGAGTTAGTTGAGCGCGGTTTGATCACGCACCAATACCCTGGCGATACTATCGGCAACACACTGCACAACTATTCTGTTCTTGCAGACAGCAAATCTGTCCTACTTGGCGTAATGTCTAAGAAGATTGAAGTTGGCTCATTTGGTTACCGCTACCTTTGCCGCACTTCTTCTCGTATGAACTTAAACCACTTACAAACCGTTGATGGTCCCATTGGTCGTTGTTACACGCTCATTACCGAAGATGGCGAACGTACGTTTGCGATCAACGAAGGACACATGAACCAGCTGCTTCCTGAAAGTATTCCTGAACAGATTTTTGAAAAAGCGTCTGCATTAGTTGTGTCTTCATACTTAATGCGCGGTAAGCCTGAAGATCCGATGCCAAAAGCGGTACAAAAAGCGATTGAATACGCGAAAGCGTACAATGTGCCAGTTGTACTGACACTTGGCACGAAGTACGTGATCGAAGGTAACGCTGAATGGTGGCAAGAATACCTGAAAGAAAACGTAACCATCGTCGCAATGAATGAAGATGAAGGTGAAGCATTAACGGGTGAAAAAGATCCGCTATTGGCTGCGAACAAAGCTCTTGAGTGGGTTGACCTAGTTCTCTGCACGGCAGGCCCTGTCGGCTTATACATGGCAGGCTACACTGACGAACCAGCGAAACGCGAAACAACGCTTCCGTTACTGCCGGGTAACATTCCTGAATTTAACAAATACGAATTCAGCCGTGCGATGCGTAAGCAAGACTGTAAAGACCCAGTAAAAGTGTACTCTCACATTGGCCCTTACTTAGGCGGCCCACTTGAGATTAAGAACACCAACGGCGCTGGTGATGGTGCACTTTCAGCACTGCTACATGACATGGCAGCAAACAGCTACCATCACGTTAACGTACCGAACTCTGAGAAGCACGAACACGCTTGTCTAACTTACTCTTCACTGTCTCAAATTTGTAAGTACGCAAACCGTGTAAGCTATGAGGTGTTGACTCAGCACTCTCCTCGCCTTTCTCGTGCGCTACCTGAACGCGAAGATAGCTTAGAAGAAACATACTGGGATCGTTAA
- a CDS encoding CreA family protein — protein sequence MKKALIAAGIITMLAGCSDNEVGDVSLGFFTMKDIKMSSLDDDKIEGVTCHIASIEANLSLSDPSDSSISCRQTGEITPEMIAKIDKSKSGEVVFKQSKSIFFKTMKVRRIYDAENQSLLYLSYTTKETEGSFKHSLSTVPLWGTKAYVDPATLVPAE from the coding sequence ATGAAAAAAGCCTTAATAGCAGCAGGTATCATCACAATGTTGGCAGGCTGTTCGGACAACGAGGTTGGCGACGTATCTCTGGGATTCTTCACAATGAAGGATATCAAAATGTCATCGTTAGATGACGATAAGATCGAAGGTGTGACTTGTCACATTGCATCAATCGAAGCAAACCTGAGTCTTTCCGATCCAAGCGATAGTTCTATCTCTTGTCGTCAAACAGGCGAAATCACTCCAGAAATGATTGCTAAAATAGACAAAAGTAAATCAGGTGAAGTGGTATTCAAGCAGTCGAAAAGTATCTTCTTCAAAACGATGAAGGTTCGTCGTATCTACGATGCTGAGAATCAATCGCTGCTTTACTTATCTTACACAACCAAAGAAACAGAAGGCAGCTTCAAACATAGCCTTTCAACCGTTCCGCTATGGGGTACAAAGGCTTACGTAGATCCAGCAACACTCGTACCAGCCGAATAG